The genomic stretch ATTTGTGTCCTCTGCTTGTTTCTCCACGCAGAGGATGAGCTTAGGCGTAAAAAATACAAGCCAGAAGAATTTCCCTCTCTTCGATTTCTGCTCCTCGAATCCCGAGATTCGGAGGAGCTTGCTCTTATATTCGTAGCCACCTTATTCGCCTTCGAAATCTCATCCACAAATTTTGCTAAGTTGTCTCAGAATAACTAAGTAGTCACAGGCATTGAGGCTGAGCACAAGAAGTGAAAATTCTTGCTAATTTGTTGTTTTGAGTTGAGTTaaaaataaactatctatctatctatctatctatctatctatctctatctatctatctatctatctatctatctatctatctctatctatctatctatttagcTCAGGCTTGGGTAGGTCTTTCCTCCAAAGAGAAGTGAGATATCCTGCATGGCCCAGGAAATTAATACAGTCAGTCAAAGGACCAAGGAGACTAGAAAGTTTTAAAGAAACCCTCAACCGCACCAGGCTCCTTTCGCGGGTTGAACCAGCTCCGCGCTGTGGACTGGCCTCTCTAGATCTCTATGCTCGTCATCAGGCTTTTGGGCCAGCGGCTAAAGCGGTTAACCTCTTGACCGAACTCTTGACAGCTAACTACAATCTACGACATTTAATTTATATTCTGCAATAGAAGTATAAAAGACATGTATTTCATTTTCCCTTACAAACCTAGGGCGCTTACCATTcgaccaaaatttccggaaattccggtacAGAATCAAATGGAACGGCATGCTTCGAAAATTTCGGTcaacctctggaggttgtccttTTCCTTGAAAATATGGAAATTCCGGGAATTCTCTATACCTTCTCTTCACGCTTGGTTCCAAttctcctcccccccccccctctcttcCCCGCGACTGGCAAGTGaaacaatagcccttttcacggttagtttttctcatttgcattacaatgtaatctaacgtgggtgcgaggcaatgTTTTATTGCAAATCgatcttttattgttttgttgcacgGCAATCCATACTTTAATAAACAACGGATGTATTGGCCGGACATACTAATAGCCGCCTGGGATACTCGCGTTACACTACTCAAAGTAATGTCGAACCTGTTAGTGACTGTTCGAGCAGGATTTGCTTTCGCGGTGGAATTGCATTCTTCCTGTGGGCATGACCGATTTAGAGAAACGCTCACATGTTTCCTTCGTCATGCGGAAATGACTTTGAAATTCGTCAAAAAAATATGAAGGTAAAGTGCCATCAAAATAGTCACGGACTCGATTTAAATTTCTTCTCGTATAACTGCCTTCAACTCTAAAATAAACAATGTCGTTGCTGACATCAGAAAACCCGTTTACTCAGAGTCGTCTATAACTTCATGGCCAATATAAGTGTCGTTCCAGTATTGTTATCGAGTTTGGATTTGGCACCAACTCACGAACTCGACTGCCTGGGAACCGGTGTGGTAACCAACTGGAAAAAACCGTTCCATCCGCCGAATGAAGTTTTTGGAATGGCAAACCGGAATTTTTGGTGGAATGGTATGCGCTCACGGTAAACGCTGCCTTCTTGCGCTTTTTTTCCCGCTCTCAccggggcccgtttctcgaaagtcccgaaaacttttcgggtccgaaaagccatttgtgaacctaccaaccgcttgttttggaaagccggtcttctaacatgttttcaaggtaactaaaagaaacacgactgtgaagtttgacgacttaagaCGGAATACACCTGTCCCTGGTTGCTCGAAACATGGTTAGCTTTGaccagtgttaaataccatggaaacctttAGGTTTTGATTactacctcttaaccaacggttagctctaaccaggcttcaagcaaccggccccagaagTTTgagtaacaagtggacaaaaatctTGTACCAAGGTTATAAACATcgtattgcaaacttctgtacgactgttttaatcatttctagcaacaccaaatgtcaaaaacaactgttgaacttcgtacgaaacacttgaaagtactggtgaaatgaaactgatgatgaaattttacctgtgtttgcacaatttctctgaacgttgaaatgtaatttttctcgttcccatgggaaattgttttcggtgttatttcaggaaaatatttatatctttagctttcacgaaatgtaaaaaggactgtaaaatacttaaaattattctggtaccagatttttgtccactaaaaactgaaattgcttgattttctatcggatttcgtcttaaatcctctccgttgtTGAGATGCAAAAGAAATTGGAACACCCGaaaatttcgggactttcgagaaacgggccctaggGCGGAAAAAGGCTCTCACacaccaggggcccgtttctcgaacgtcccgaaaacttttcagaCCCGGAAAGCCATTAGTAAATCTGCCAATCGCTTGTccaggaaagccgatcttttaagatattttcaaggtaacaaaaacaaactaaatgtgaagtttgacgacttaaatcctctccgttcttgagatacagagggaattgtgacacccgaaaatggcccgtaaagtttcgggactttcgagaaacgggtcccagaTTTCGTGACCGCTTACACGAGGCGAAATAGACACCATCTTCCCTAGTACAAATATGGCTGCTCCTGTGACAGTGTGTGCTACCGTTTCTACTGGATTTGAATCTGTAGCCGCGGGAGAGTGTAAAGAAAAGCTCGGCTCTACATCTGTGAGGGAAGGGAGAGGCCGCATATATTTTGAAATCCCAGTTAATTCGTTTCCTGAAATAAAAACTCTTCGGTCAGTTGAGCATCTTTTTGTTGTGGTGAAGGAATTTCAAGGCAACAACGAATTACTTGATTGCTTTAGTCCAGAGATTCTTGAAAAGTTCTACAAATTACCCCAAGAATTGAAGTGGGATCTAGCGCTTTCTTTATGGAAACAGTTTACAGGATATGGTGGCATACTCTTCAAAAGGGAACTCCCTCCTGATGAGGTGAAGTTTGAGGCTCTTAGTGCAGAGCACGTCGTAAAAAAAGACTGCCAGGATACAAGAAAAGATGGTGTTGATTGGAATGTGACTGAAAACGACAACAGAGAGGCTCCAGCAAAAAGAAGGAAGCACAACAATGAAGATTGTGACAAGGAGGAAGAGGTTAGGGTGAGAAATGAAACACAACTCCCTCCTTCGTTCCTGATCTCAAAACTTCCCTTCACTCAATAAGTGCAAGCTTGAGAATAGTATAACTTGCAGTGAATCAGTGATAGGGAATGTTAGCATTGCCAACAAGTGTGAATACAAGAACAAGTACAACTTGCACTCGTTCTTGAAGTTGTGCCCTGTACGTTTTTTAAGTAAGTTTATATACAAGTTCCATATCCAGTCTTCTGAAAATACTATTATCAAGGGATGAACACATTTCATTGCCAGTTTTGAATGAGTTGCTGGTGTTTCCACTTTTTCTAGTGGAAGTCCTTCATAGTAAGCAGCGAAAAGCAAACTCAATTTCCTTTAGACAAACTCGTACTTTCCGCTACAACGTTTCGATGTAAAGTCGTTGCAGACCAACTTGCCTGGACAAGTGGAGCACACGGGGCTTCGCACTAATCAAAATCCCAGCACTCGAACTTGAATCACACTTGTTGTCGATGCTAAAACTCGCTAGTTATACTGTCCTCACCTCAGCCTCGAAGTTACACATGTAAACATGTTATCACCCAAGGTGGTAGACTGTGCCAACCGATGAAAGTTCTTGGTCTGAAACTAcacatttgtttttgcatcttgGTACGTTAACATTTGAGTTTTGTGCTGTGGCACAGAGAGACCTTTTCAGGGTATTGTGGATAGTGAAAACAAACCATTTACCATACCACCTTTCCATTAATTTACTATACAGTACATGCCTTTCCACCAACTGTGAAGtattataataaacaaattcACTCATGAATTATACTGATTTTTCTTCTTAGTTCGATTGCacattgaaaaaatatataccaTCTGGAAGTGAAAGCCTAATGTTACCTCGATTTCGTGTTACATGCACTCGTACTGGCAAAAAACACACCTTTTCATCCCCAGAGGCTGCTGCTAAATTTGGTGGAGGTATCAATGATTGGTTTGGTTGGCCTGTGGACCTGAGTAATCCAGACGTTGAAGTTCTCCTTAACATTGTTGAAAGTAATGTAGTAATTGGTGTTGCCCTGACAAAGGAAAGTAGAGGAAAAAGAAATATTGCTCACTTTGGTCCAACAACATTGAAATCTTCCATAGCATACTGCATGCTGAAGCTTGCAAACATCCAAACGGGTAAGATATGAATCACTGCATACAATTTTCTAAGACTCTAACATAACATTGTTTCTTAAATCCAACACCCGTATAATTATCATAAGATTctagataatattattattgagctCCTAGGATAATTTAATGAGAAGATTATGATTAACTTTAATACATTGTGTGTTCATTTGACTACGTTAAtacagtaaaaaatattttagatGTTGTTGGGTAGCACAGCAGGTCTTGTAAGCTGGCGATCATTAATTTTGGAATTGTAACGACATCTGTTGTTTTTCCAAGTTAACATTATTGATTAggttgtttagtcttttgttttcggtTTGAGTAGCAACAGTGTGTACCTTTCAAGAGCTCCTACAATGCTCAGGATGATAGGGTCATGTTTTCATAGTCACAAAGAGAAACTTATGTGCACTTTAACTTGGTACAATTTACTTTCATTCCCATTGTTCAGGTGAAGTTATTTGTGACCCTATGTGTGGAGGTGGATCCATTCCTATTGAAGCTGTTCTGAATTGGCCCACATGTGTGCACTTGTGCGGAGACAATCATGAGCTGGCTCCTCCCAGAACACTAGCAAATGTTCGGAGTGCAGCTGGACAGGAGCAAAATAAATGGCAAGTGTCATTATCAGTACACAGGGACAAAGAtccctgaaattttaaagaaaagactTTTCTATGTTCTTGAAGTGAAGAAGATAAAGAAAATATTACACATGGCCATgtggggatacaaattttatctttgagtgcTGATAGCATAACTACATGTATCTCACAAGTGCACACAGCGAACAAGTTAGAGATACTAATagaatgacaaaatgaaattcatatccccaagtggccatgtaatacATTCTGTATAGATACTGATAAAATGTGGAAGATTACaaaaacttgttttattcattttcgaaatggcAAAACAGTGGTTACCaactgttaaaatttaaaatgcttgTTGTGTAACTAAGATATGGAAGTTATGAAAACAAACCATAGTAATGTCAAATTGAGCCATAAATATGTTTATGTAGTAGAGAACAATATTtcagcacaaaagtatcttgcacgctttttattggctaatcaaGTTACTCACTGTGATGGCACCTACAACTGTATAACTATCCTCACCTGTGAAACATTATTAAAAGATAACATCTGCACTGCACATGGTGAAGATATGATACTTTAGTAAAAAGTAAAAGCCTaatatttcatcagtatctacaTAATAAAGGTGGAATGATGAGAAAAACATGATTACCACTGAAATTTACTGAATAGATGCATTATGTCCAAAATTTTAGTTTCcataaaaaagagaatattacttgacagttaattttttttttaaagttgaagGATCTCTTAAATAGTAGGTGATGATTACTGTTTTAGAATGTTAATATTGTTTAGATGCCATGTGATTTTTGTGTTCAAGTACAGAAAGACCTCCATCTTTTTGTAGGGTAATGATTGtgcattttatttttctttaaaaatgacAGGAAAACTCCCCCTCTTGATGTTTATCAGTGGAATGTTTGCAATCTTCCCCTGAAATCCAACAGTGttgatgtttttatttctgatttgcCCTTTGGCAAGAAAAGTGGGTCTAAACATGAAAACTGGAAGTTATACCCTGAAGCCCTTCAGGAAATGGCGCGGGTGTGTTGTGCAGGGTCTGGCAGGGCTGTGCTACTTACACAGGACAAGAGAGTGATGGGACAAGTTCTTAACAAAACAGTACAGTGGAAAAAGGACTTGACTTTGTGGATTAATATGGGAGGCTTAAAAGCAGGATTGTATGTGCTgtcaagaacaaaaaagtgataACTTGATTAACCACTTGAAATGCAGAATCCACAATCCTACAAGGAAACGTCCTGCCGGTTGGACTCAAGATTCATGACAAATTTCTGgacatgttgcaaaaagtaaagtacagaacattattatttttgtgacgaTCATCTTACCAAAAGAGTATTTTAAGTTTACAACAATGGCACTGTCCAGGCTGTGCTGATAAAATAAACTTCAGTGGAGCAAAATcatcaataatatttttattttacataaAATTCAACCCATATGAGTGATAAAAACCACACCACTGTATTACCTTATACAGTGGGACCTGCATTCAAGGGACACCTTCGGGAACAGGACAGGTTTTCCCTGAATAGAGCTTGGGTTGGATACAAAGATTAGTATCAATCATTTTTCTAGGACCAAATTCTGTCCCCTGAAGGGAGATGTCCCAAACGAGAGGTACCACTGTACTCTGTATTAGCATTCTCATTTCTTGCATATGTTCATTGCAGTGAAGTATCGAGCATATAGAGTGCACCTGTGTGACTTTGTAGCTCATTCTCTGATCCAGAGGTGATGGTTTCATTTCTCACCCTCaccagagtttttctttgtccttccTTGGGGTCATTTACATTTctagggctaatgctcaaatGGATTATGTGGAAATAAAGATGGCACTTGaatttaatacatgtacactgtctCTGCTTAAATAGCCTACCAGCAGGTTGTTACTTACCCTGTGAGAAAAAGCCAACTCACAGGGTAACCAACAAAGACTGCAGTAATTAAGATTAAATTTAATATTATTCTTAGTCAAAATCACACCCAAAACTACCCCCCGAGGACCAAGAATGGTCAGAGCCCCATCCCCCAAAGCCGCCATGTCCAAATCCCCCAACAGTGTGTCCCAGCATGTAACCCATTGCAGCACCACCAACAACTCCGGCTGCAGCTGCCATCATCATGTTGTTACGACCACTATGCCGCTGCTGAGGCTGTTGAACATACACAGTCTGTGGCTTGCCACCTTGGACGTAGGTCGTATTTTGAGCAGGATAATACTGTTGCTGTGGATATTGGCCGGCAGGAGGGTTGGGATAGTAATGTCCTGGTGGCTGCTGGGGATATGGTTGAGATGGGTAGGTAGGTTGTGGCACAGGAACACCTTGAGGATAAGGGGCATACCCTGGAGGTGCAGCCGGTGGTCCAGTTGGGTAAGGTGATGGCTGTCCATATGGTGGATTTGGCTGCGGTGGCCCTTGGGAGTATGGTGGTGGAGGACCAGCTGTTTAGAGAAAAAcagtgaaaacaaacaaatcagcATTATCTCATGAGATTATTCTTCTATCACTACTTACCGTAATCCGTCTATTACTGGTAAGaaccatagacctttttgcagatacagcgGCCATtatgatttctattgtttcaaatagctattatgggatgcccagggggcaaatgcatattaatttgccccctgagcatcccataataccgtaaagactcgtgtataagccgcactcgtgtataagccgcacccccaactTTAAAGCatgatttcgagaaaaaaaataagaagtcCAAAAAGCACTCTTGTCAGTAAAAGAAAGGTCGTTCGTTTGTTCGCAGTCTGCGAGAGAGAAAGCCTGGGCCGAGTCACGTAGTAAACCGCCAAGAGTAAACAACATGGAAACCCTTTCTTTCGCATCAGCTGTGCGTGGATATCATGTTTATCGGGACGTATGGAAGCCATCGAtcggagaaaaacttgttgctaAACGAGAGTTTAACAATCCCATGGACAAACACGGCGTGAAAGTCGTAAAGGGTGATAAAACGGTCGGCCATTTGCCTCGTGAGTTCTCTCGAATAGCGTGGTATTTTCTTGGACGCAGTGGAGAAATCAGTGTCGAAGTGATCGGTCGCAGACGACATTGTAAGCAGCTGTGCGGAGGGATGGAGGTTCCATGCCAGTTAGAATTTAACTGCTCAAACAAAGCACAAATgaaacgcttgaaagaactactGGCGAACAAGATTCAAGTTTAGAACCGCTCTTAAGATCcgaacaaacggctcctttaggagccaccacttctAACGAAAGCAATTATCAACAACAGGGTTTCAGtatgtttaatctttatttactgaaggttttcagttcaatttgtgacaACAACAAGCCAGTTTACTCTCTCTTAAATCAATggtctcgtgtataagccgcacctgcaatttttgacccaaaacttaagcaaaaaggtgcggcttatacacgagtctttacggtaattatctttcgaaacaatagaaatcaaaatggccaccgtatctgcaaaaaggtctatggaaGCACAGGTGGGGGTGGGGGTTATTTAATTTAGCGAAATGCATTACCGGTAAGCAAAGACTAGAGTTACCATTCCCTACTTCGTATTTTGGACCAGGGCAATCACTATCTAATATGGAGCTTTGAGTGATATAAAACATAACTGTTGTACAGGTTATTTGCAGCATTTGTACGTGTAGTACATTGTGTATGTTCACTAGTGGTGGGCCGATGATCGATTATAATCGAAAGTTGATCGAAAAGTTCAAGCGACGCGACAAtcgattttgctttttttcataatcgattgtcgccgaaaaattaaaaatttattgggGACAAATAAAAGTATTGTCAACTCTTgtgtgagttgtcttttttcatggACTCTAACCTCTAAGTCACAACAGCAGATATAATCTAAGATTGCCTGTGTTTACCTGGCGGTACCCTGTTCGCTGTGTTGTTGTCACTTCAAATACCTCACGCTTATTTGAAAGATGTGGCATGCTAAGCCGCTTTGTATTTCGTAAACAACTGAAGCAAAACATAAATTACAAGCTCACTGTTTCGCGTTTGTAGTATCACTACCATccaaaataagttttgaaatagATCTCTAATGTATTTACAAATCACCAGAGGAAGATAATGTCACCTCTGATCCAAGATGAACAATTGTTCGTTTtggcttgaaaatgtttgtttcgctcTCCCCAACCTCTCCCCAATTCCCAGTGTCCTCTCTCAGACATGCCTCGCTTACATGTTGTTGACgagtccaacatggcggctaaaaTGGACGAGTTGGAGATCTTTCGCTATCCTGGAAACGCCAGGTCAAAAGTGTGggaatattttggttttcatcAAGTGAAGGAAGGGCCCACTTTGACTTCTATTTAGATGAAAAATATGTGGAATGCTTATTGGTAGATTTTTCCGATTATAATCGATGATCGATCGGTTGGGGCAATCTGATTATTTCTGATGATCGAATGTGAAATCTCAACCGATTCCCACCACTAATGTTCACTAAACAAAAGAGCTACAGTGTATGTCTAATCCATGATTATTGGCTATGCTTCTCCAAGTTATGTTTCCAAGCAGACAATCACCACACTCCATTATTAGGGACCTTCAGCAAGGAAGATGACAATGGCAACAAGAATGCCACAAAAGAATAGGTGTaattaacaaaaaacaatagttttgcacgccctgcatgtGACTTTAACATTTTTCGTTGCCATTCTTGTCTTGACATC from Montipora capricornis isolate CH-2021 chromosome 12, ASM3666992v2, whole genome shotgun sequence encodes the following:
- the LOC138026593 gene encoding tRNA (guanine(6)-N2)-methyltransferase THUMP3-like isoform X1; protein product: MAAPVTVCATVSTGFESVAAGECKEKLGSTSVREGRGRIYFEIPVNSFPEIKTLRSVEHLFVVVKEFQGNNELLDCFSPEILEKFYKLPQELKWDLALSLWKQFTGYGGILFKRELPPDEVKFEALSAEHVVKKDCQDTRKDGVDWNVTENDNREAPAKRRKHNNEDCDKEEEVRFDCTLKKYIPSGSESLMLPRFRVTCTRTGKKHTFSSPEAAAKFGGGINDWFGWPVDLSNPDVEVLLNIVESNVVIGVALTKESRGKRNIAHFGPTTLKSSIAYCMLKLANIQTGEVICDPMCGGGSIPIEAVLNWPTCVHLCGDNHELAPPRTLANVRSAAGQEQNKWKTPPLDVYQWNVCNLPLKSNSVDVFISDLPFGKKSGSKHENWKLYPEALQEMARVCCAGSGRAVLLTQDKRVMGQVLNKTVQWKKDLTLWINMGGLKAGLYVLSRTKK
- the LOC138026593 gene encoding tRNA (guanine(6)-N2)-methyltransferase THUMP3-like isoform X2; the encoded protein is MAAPVTVCATVSTGFESVAAGECKEKLGSTSVREGRGRIYFEIPVNSFPEIKTLRSVEHLFVVVKEFQGNNELLDCFSPEILEKFYKLPQELKWDLALSLWKQFTGYGGILFKRELPPDEVKFEALSAEHVVKKDCQDTRKDGVDWNVTENDNREAPAKRRKHNNEDCDKEEEFDCTLKKYIPSGSESLMLPRFRVTCTRTGKKHTFSSPEAAAKFGGGINDWFGWPVDLSNPDVEVLLNIVESNVVIGVALTKESRGKRNIAHFGPTTLKSSIAYCMLKLANIQTGEVICDPMCGGGSIPIEAVLNWPTCVHLCGDNHELAPPRTLANVRSAAGQEQNKWKTPPLDVYQWNVCNLPLKSNSVDVFISDLPFGKKSGSKHENWKLYPEALQEMARVCCAGSGRAVLLTQDKRVMGQVLNKTVQWKKDLTLWINMGGLKAGLYVLSRTKK